The Streptomyces pratensis genomic interval GGTGTGGAGCGTGTTCACGGTCAAACCGGGCAATTAAGGGTGCACTCGCCGGGGGCGACGGGTGTCCCAGACGCCATGATCGGGAGCGGAATGGCAGATTCAGAGACGGATTGTCTGTTTTGATCTCCATGATCAAGTGTCCGTAATGGGCGCCTTGTCGGCAAGTTCGTGAGGAAACTCACATGATGATCGCCGTCTCATCCCGGCCAGTGTGGGGGATCGGATGTTTAGCCTGGCGCTTTACAGGGATAGCGAATCCGACAACCGGCGCGCCTCCTCCCGGCAGCGCCCCAGCGACAAGGGTCCACACGGCAGATGAAGACGACGATGACGTTCCGCAACATTGCCAACCCCCGGCGCACGACGCTGGCGCACCTCGAGGACGCCCGAGCGCTGCAGACGCCGGAGCAGCGGGAGCACGCCGTCGACCTGCCCACCCAGACGGCCAACCCGCGCCGCACCATCCTCATGGAAGCCCCGGTCGCGACTGTCAGCCGGTAGCGCTCCCCGGCCGTGATGCGCGCGGCTGTCCCCCTCGCCCGCGTTAGCCTGGAGCGTCAGTCTTCAGCCAGCCAGCAAGTGAGGGGCGACAGCATCCCGTGCGCATCGCCAGGTTCTCCATCGACGGCAATGTCGCCTTCGGAGCGGTCGAGGGCGACAGCCCCGACAGCCTCGTCCTCGACATCATCAAGGGCATCCCGTACACCGACTTCGAGCTCTCCGGGACCAAGGTCCCGCTGAAGAAGGTCCGGCTGCTGCCGCCCGTGCTCCCCAACAAGGTCGTGGCCATCGGCCGCAACTACGCGGAACACGCCGCCGAGATGGGCAACGAGGTCCCCGATGTGCCCGTCGCCTTCTTCAAGCCGACCACCTCGGTGATCGGCGCGGGCGACTCCATCGAGTACCCCTCCTTCTCCGAGGAGCTCCACCACGAGGCCGAGCTGGCCGTGGTGATCGGCCGCATGTGCCGCGAGGTTCCGCGTGAGCGCGTCAAGGACGTCATCTTCGGCTACACCTGTGCCAACGACGTCACCGCACGCGACGTCCAGCGGCGCGAGAGCCAGTGGGCCAGGGCGAAGGGCTTCGACACCTCCTGCCCGCTCGGCCCCTGGGTGGAGACCGACGTGGACCCCGGCAACCTGGCGATCCAGGCCACGGTCAACGGCCAGCAGCGTCAGCTCGGCCGCACGAGCGACATGGTCCGTTCGGTCGAGGACCTGATCGTCCACATCACGGAAGCCATGACACTGCTCCCGGGCGACGTGATCCTCACCGGGACACCCGCAGGGGTAGGGCCCCTGCACGTCGGCGACGAGGTCGCCGTCACCATCGAAGGCATCGGCACTCTCACCAACAAGGTGATCAAGCGTGGCTAACCCCCCTGTCCGTGTACGTTTCTGTCCCTCCCCGACCGGCAACCCCCACGTGGGCCTGGTCCGGACGGCCCTCTTCAACTGGGCCTTCGCCCGGCACCACCAGGGCACCCTGGTCTTCCGCATCGAGGACACCGACGCTGCGCGCGACTCCGAGGAGTCCTACCAGCAGCTGCTCGACTCGATGCGCTGGCTCGGCCTCGACTGGGACGAGGGCCCCGAGGTCGGCGGCCCGCACGAGCCGTACCGCCAGTCGCAGCGGATGGACCTCTACAAGGACGTCGCCGCCAAGCTCCTGGACGCCGGGCACGCGTACCACTGCTACTGCACCACCGAGGAGCTCGACGCCCGCCGCGACGCCGCACGCGCGGCCGGCAAGCCCTCGGGCTACGACGGCCACTGCCGCGACCTGAGCGACGAGCAGAAGGCCGCGTACGAGGCCGAGGGCCGCACCTCGATCGTCCGCTTCCGGATGCCCGACGAGGCGATCACCTTCACCGACCTGGTCCGCGGGGACATCACGGTCCAGCCGGAGAACGTCCCGGACTACGGCATCGTCCGTGCCAACGGGGCTCCCCTCTACACGCTCGTCAACCCGGTCGACGACGCCCTGATGGAGATCACCCACGTCCTGCGCGGCGAGGACCTGCTCTCGTCCACCCCGCGCCAGATCGCCCTCTACCGGGCGCTCATCGAGCTGGGCGTCGCCAAGGACACCCCGGCCTTCGGTCACCTCCCGTACGTCATGGGGGAGGGCAACAAGAAGCTGTCCAAGCGCGACCCGCAGGCCTCGCTCAACCTCTACCGCGAGCGGGGCTTCCTGCCCGAGGGGCTGCTCAACTACCTCTCGCTGCTGGGCTGGTCGATCGCCGAGGACCGCGACATCTTCGGCCGCGACGAGCTGGTGGCGGCGTTCGACATCGCCGACGTCAACGCCAACCCGGCGCGCTTCGACCTGAAGAAGGCCGAGCACATCAACGCCGAGCACCTGCGCATGCTCGACGTGGAGACGTTCACCGAGGCCTGCGGACCCTGGCTGAAGGCACCCTTCGCCCCCTGGGCGCCGGAGGCCTTCGACGCGGAGCAGTTCGCCGAGATCGCCCCGCACGCCCAGACGCGTGTGACGGTCCTCTCGGACATCACCGCCAACGTCGACTTCCTCTTCCTGGACGAGCCCGTCCACGACGAGGCGTCCTGGGCGAAGGCCATGAAGGAGGGCTCCGACGCCCTGCTCGTCACGGCCCGCGCCGAGCTGACCGCCGCCGAGTGGAACGCCGAGGCGCTCAAGACGGCCGTCCTCACCGCCGGTGAGAAGCACGGTCTCAAGCTCGGCAAGGCGCAGGCCCCGGTCCGCGTCGCCGTCACCGGCCGCACGGTCGGTCTGCCGCTCTTCGAGTCCCTGGAGATCCTGGGCCGCGAGAAGACGATCGCGCGCATCGACGCGGCGCTGGCGAAACTCGCCGCGTAGCATTCCGTTCTCGCGCAGGCCGGAGGCCGGGATTCCCTTGGGGAAGTCCCGGCTTCCGGCCTTTCAGGGCACCTTCGGCGCCTCGTGCAGGCCGACCTGCTGCTCGGGGATGGTGCCTGCTGCTCCCGCACGTTTCCCGTCGCCGAACATCAGGCTGGAGGACTGCGCGGTGCGCCGGTCCGAGACCACGATGCCACCGCGCCATTTGCCGCCGGCGTCCTGGTATCGGAACTGGAGCTTCTTCAGGCGCTCACCGAACTGCTCCCGCAGCGGTGCGTAGGCATCGTCACAGTGCACGTTCCACATGAGGTCGTTCAGGTAGGCGTGGCAGGCGATCGGAAACAGCAGGGACGACACCACCAGATCCGCGACCTGCAACAGGGTGTGCGTATCGCTGTGACCGAAGACGGGGGACTCGATGATCCCTCGGAGGCCGTCCCCGCCCGTGCGGTACTTGCGTGTGGTCACGCAGTGCACGTTGGGTGCGTTCTTCACCTTGGTGCGGCTGTCGAGAACCATCATTCCGCGTGAATGCTCGTGTGCCAGTTGAGCTTGGAACGTCTCGGTCAACGAGCCCACTGAGGTCGGGTAGACACCGGACTCGTTGAAGGCGAGCCCTTCCTCCTTGATCCAGACGCGGGCCAGAAGTCGCGCGTCGTGGCGTTCCAGTATGTCGAGCAGGGACGAGAGGAGATCCATCGCGGCCCGGTGCCAGTTGTGGTTGCCGGCCCGCAGGTTCTTACGGACGTCGGAGCCCTTGATCTCGTGCTGGATCAGCTCGGACAGATGCATGACGTGCCGCAACTGAGGCCGATAGTGCTTTTTTACGTTGAGGAAGTCCCAGGTCAGGTCCTTGACCTGGGAGCGGGGCACGGTGAATCCGCCGATGACAAGGACTGGCGGTGCATCCGGCTTGGCCGGATCGAGCGTCTGCCCGTTACCGGCCTCGTCGATGTAGCAGAGATGCACCGAACCCCCTGAAACACATCTGTGGCCGCCCCCGAAGGGGCGGCCACAGGGTCTGCGCAGCCATATGCGCGATGTTTTGTTTGCTGCTTTCGATGCTGCCAGCAGCCGGAGCGCAGGGTCAAGCTCATCGTCGCTCCGGGTTGACCGGGTTCAACCCTTTGGAGTGAAAGGGGCAGTTGCCGAGTCGGGCCAGACGAGGCACCCGATGTTTCCTGGGTGTATGGGGGTGGGGACCGGACGTCAGACGCGGGCAGCTACAGCAGTTGATCGAGATGGGGGAGCGGGGGAACGTGACCATCCTGGCCATCCCCTTCGAACGGGCGGACCTTCCTGTGTCAGGTCAGCCCATTGCCTACGCAACCGGACGTGATACTCGCGGCAACCCGGGGCGGCTTGTCCGCCCTGCTTGCGTCGATCAAGTCGGGCGGTAGCGCAGGAGTGTAGCCCGAGCCAAGTGGCTTCCGGTGTCAGCAGGCGGAAGTAAGCTCGCAGAGTGATTACCGGTGAAGTGAAGAGCAAGGTGGGGCGTGTCTGGGACGCGTTCTGGTCGGGTGGCATCTCCAATCCATTGGAGGTGATGGAGCAGATCACGTACCTGCTCTTCATCAAGCGTTTGGACGAGCTTCAGACGGTCAAGGATCGCCGCGCGAACGCCACGGGCACGCCTGACCCTGACCCATTCTTCAACGTGGATCAGCAGGACCTGCGCTGGCAGAACTTCAAGGTCCGAGACCCCGAGATCATGTACGGGCTGGTCGCCGAAGGCGTCTTCCCTTACCTCCGGCACATGGGCGGAGACGATTCGACGTACTCGCACCACATGAAGGACGCCCGCTTCACCATCCCGAACGCGAACCTGCTCGCGAAGGTTGTCGACCTCCTCGATGACCTCGGCATGGACAAGAGCGACACCAAAGGCGACATCTACGAGTACCTGCTCGCGAAGATCGCCTCGGCCGGCCAGAACGGCCAGTTCCGCACGCCCCGGCACATCATCGACCTGATGGTCGAGATGACCCAGCCCGGCCCCGGCGACGAGGTCTGTGACCCGGCCTGTGGCACAGCGGGTTTCCTGGTGCAGACATCGTCGTACGTCAAGCGCACCCACAAGGAAGCCCTTCTCGGCGCGGAACAGCGCAAGCATTTCAACGAGTCGATGTTCCACGGCTTCGACTTCGATTCCACGATGCTTCGCATCGGTTCCATGAACATGCTGCTCCATGGTGTGGAGAACCCGGACATCCGCTGGCGTGACTCCCTCGCAGAGTCCGCTGCCGGCGAGGCCGAGAAGTACTCCCTGATCCTCGCCAACCCTCCCTTCGCGGGCAGCCTCGACTACGAGTCGACGGCGAAGGACCTTCAATCGATCGTTAAGACCAGGAAGACAGAACTACTCTTTCTGGCTCTCTTCCTGCGCCTCCTCAAGCCCGGTGGTCGCGCAGCCGTGATCGTCCCCGACGGCGTCCTCTTCGGTTCCACGAAGGCGCACAAAGAGCTCCGTCGCATCCTGGTCGAGGAGCAGCAGCTTCAGGCTGTGATCAAGCTCCCGGGCGGCGTCTTCAAGCCTTACGCCGGTGTCTCGACGGCCATCCTTTTCTTCACCCGCACCGACACCGGTGGCACGGATGAGGTCTGGTTCTACGACGTCAGGGCCGACGGCCTCTCCCTGGACGACAAGCGAAACGAACTGCTCCCGGAAGACCGTCTCGGCGTCCGCCCGACGCCTGCGGACAAGCCTTTGAGCCAGGAGGAGCACGAGAAGAACAACCTTCCGGACGTCCTGAACCGCTGGTTCGACCGGGGAGCCTCAGAACGCGACCGAGCGAGGACAGAGCAGAGCTTCTGTGTCCCGAAGGCGGAAATTGTGGCCAGGGGCTACGACCTCTCCCTGAACCGGTACAAGGAAGTTGTGCACGAGGAAATCGTGACCCGACCGCCCCACGAAATTCTGGCCGACCTGAAACTCCTCGAAGCTGAAATCTCCAAAGGGTCAGAGGAACTTAAGGGGATGCTGGCGTGAATCGTTGGAATATGATTCCTCTTCATGCACTTGGTCAAGTGGTGACCGGCTCAACACCAAAGACATCTGAAGCTGATTTTTACGGAGGTTCCATTCCGTTTGTTACGCCTGGAGATCTCCATGGATTCGTTCCCATCGAAAAAACCGAACGCTACTTGACTCAAGCGGGAGCCAGTAAGGCGCGCCTGCTGCCCGAAGGTTCCGTAATGGTAAGTTGCATCGGGCTGCTCGGTAAGGTCGGTGTTGCAGGGCGGGCAGTTGCGACTAATCAGCAGATAAATTCTGTCATTTTCGGAGAGTCGATCTTTCCGCGTTATGGGTTCTATGCATGTCGCACCCTTGCTCCTGAGCTGGAGAGGCATTCCACTTCGACAACGCTGCCGATTGTGAATAAGTCGAGGTTTGCGGATCTGGAAATTCCTGTCCCCCCTCTTGCCGAGCAGAAGCGCATCGCCGCAACCCTCGACCAGGTGGACATCCTGCGCGCCAAGCGTCGCGAGACCATCTCACTCCTCGACAACCTCACGCAGTCCATCTTCCTCGATATGTTCGGTGACGGTGAATGGCCGGTTGCGCCATTGAGTCGCGTTGTTCGTGATGGAACCGTCGTTACGTACGGGATCGTCCAAGCGGGAGAAGAATTCCCTGGAGGGGTTCCTTACATCCGCACCGGAGATATCAAGCGGGGGCAAATCCTGACCGCAGGGCTCCGGCGAACCGACCCTGTCATCGCGTCGAAATTTGATCGATCCCGTGTTCTTGCTGGTGACATCGTGATGAGTATCCGTGCCACCGTCGGGACCGTTGCGCCCGTGCCGCCAGATTTGGATGGGGCGAATCTCACCCAGGGGACGGCTCGAATTTCGCCAGGCGCTCTGACGCAGGGAATTTACCTACTCGAATACTTGCGATCCAGTAAGGCGCAGTTCTGGATTCAGAATCAAGTCAAGGGTGCCACGTTTCGAGAAATCACCCTGGCTAAATTGAGAGAACTCGAAGTGCCGCTGCCGCCCATGGCGCTTCAGAACATTTTCGCAGAGCGTATGCAGGTCGTCCTCGGGCTGCGAAATGCTCATTCAGCCCACCTTGCCGCCCTCGACGAGCTCTTCGAATCCGTCCAACAGCGTGCCTTCGCCGGGCGCCTCTGGGATCATGAAGTCACGTAGCCAGTAGCGCCGCACTCGAATCACCACGCCGACCGCGCCCGGTCTTGGAAGGCCCGGGGTGCGGTCGGCGCTGCCGTATACGTAGCTCACGGCCGCGTACCGCGACCGGAACAGGGGAGAGGGGCGCCACAGCGATGGTCAGTAACCAAGGGAACGACGGCATCGGCGGCAGCAACGGTGAGGCGAGTCCGCCCAAGCCGGGACCGCGCCCCACTCCGGGCCCTCCGAGGGCACGTCGGTCGCCAGAGGAGTCCGCCGCCCGACACATCGCCGGCCCCGCAGGGAACTTCGCGTTCCTCAAGGCTGAGTGGCCGGCCCTCTACGAAGAAGCCAGCCGCGCAGAACGCCTCACCTACGCCGACCCACGGGCCGCCTGCTTCTACGCCCGTCGGGCGATCGAACTGGCCGTGCACTGGATGTACGACAAGGACACCTCGCTCAGGGTCCCGTACAAGAGGGACCTCAACGCGATGCTCCACGAGCCGTCGTTCCGTACGCTCGTCGGGCCGGCCGTGCACGCGAAGATGGACATCATCCGCCGCCAAGGCAACCACGCGGTCCACAAGCAGGCTCCCGTAACCCCGCAGGCCGCCGTCTCGAGCCTGCGTGAGCTGTTCCACTCGCTCTACTGGTTCGCCCGTACCTACACGGGCCAGGCCCACGACCTCCCCACCGCGGGCATGGAGTTCGACTCCACCGCCATCCCGCGCCCGCTCTCTCCCGAGGCCCGTCTCAAGAAGCAGGCGGAGCTGCGCAAGCAGGCGGAGGAGGACCAGAAGCGCTACCAGCAGCAGGCGGACGAGCTCGGCAAGGCCCGCGCCGCGAGCGAAGCCCTCGCCGCCCAGCTCGCCGAACTCCAGGCGCAGGTCGCCGCTGCCAAGGCAGCGAACCAGAAGGTCCAGGACACCCACGACTACGACGAGGCAGCCACTCGCGACACGTTCATAGACCTCCTCCTCAAGGAGGCCGGCTGGGACCGGGCGCCCACCGGGAACGACCCGGCGGGCAAGTTCACCGTCGAGCGCCCGGTGACCGGCATGCAGACGACCTCGGGCAACGGCTACGTCGACTACGTCCTGTGGGGCGCGGACGGCAAGCCCCTCGCCGTCGTCGAGGCCAAGCGCACCCGCCGCGACCCCCGCGACGGCCAGCAGCAGGCCAAGCTGTACGCGGACGCCCTCACGGCCGAGTTCAACCGCCGCCCGGTGATCTTCTACACCAACGGCTACGAGACCTACCTCTGGGACGACGGCCTGGGCTACCCGCCCCGTCGGGTTCAGGGCTTCCTCACCCACGACCAGCTCCACTGGCATGTGCGGCAGCGCGCGGGCCGTCTCTCCCTGACGACCACCCCGGTGAACGAGAAGATTGCCGGGCGCCCGTACCAGCTGCGCGCCATCAAGCGCGTCGGCGAGACGTACGAGCGCGACTGCCAGCGCCAGGCCCTCCTCGTCATGGCGACCGGTACCGGCAAGACCCGTACCACCGTGGCCCTCGTCGACCAGCTGAAGAAGGCCGGCTGGGCCCAGCGTGTGCTGTTCCTCGCCGACCGCGAGGCCCTGGTCATCCAGACGATGAAGGCTTTCAAGGAGCATCTCCCGAACACACCCGTCGCCAGTCTCCTGGACGACAAGTCCGCATCGGCACACGTCTTCGTCTCCACCTACCAGACGATGATGAACCAGATCGACGTGACGGACAGTGCGGGTCGCCGACGCTTCGGTCCCGGCTACTTCGACCTCATCGTCATCGACGAGGCCCACCGTTCCGTCTATGCGAAGTACGGCGCGATCTTCCGCTACTTCGACTCGCTCCTCCTCGGCCTGACCGCCACACCGAAGGACGAGATCGACCGCAACACGTACAAGCTGTTCCAGTTGGAGGACGGCGTCCCCACCGACTCGTACGGCCTGGACGAGGCGGTGGGCGAGGGGTATCTCGTGCCGCCGAACGCCGTGAAAGTGCCCTTGAAGTTCATGGAGCACGGCATTCGCTATGACGACCTCTCCGAGGAGGAGAAGGCCGAATGGGATGCCAAGGAGTGGTCCGAGGACGGCGAGAAGCCGGACGCTGTCAGCCGCCATGAGATGAACAGAGTTCTGTTCAACGAGGACACCGTCGACAAGATGCTGGAAGTCCTGGTCACGCAGGGCCACCGGGTCGAGGGCGGCGACCGCATCGGCAAGACGATCGTCTTCGCGAGGAACAACGAGCACGCCCGGTTCATCGAAGCCCGGTACAACGCCAACTACCCCAAGGGTGCTGGCCACCAGGCGCGTGTGATCACTTACAAGGAGAGCTACCGCCAGTCCCTCATCGAGGACTTCTCCGCAGCGCGCAAGGAGCCCGACATCGCGATCTCCGTCGACATGCTGGATACCGGCATCGACGTGCCGGAGGTCGTAAACCTGGTCTTCGCCAAGCCCGTCTTCTCCAAGACCAAGTTCTGGCAGATGATCGGCCGCGGTACCCGTCTGCGTCCAGCCCTCTTCGGGCCGGACGAGAAGGACCCCGACCACGCCAAGCAGAACTTCCGGGTCTTCGACTTCTGCGGAAACATCGACTTCTTCAACAGCGATCTCGCCGGCGTCGAAGCCCGTCAGGCGCCCGCCCTGAGTGAGCGCCTGCTCGGGTTGCAGCTCGATCTGCTGCGCAGCCTCGACCGCCGACAGCAGCCGGACCCGGCGCGCGACGGCGGCCCCGATGCCATTGCGTCCGAGCCGTCTGTCCGGTGGGCCCTGGCCCACCGCCTCCACGCCACCGTTGCCGGGATGAACCTGGACAACTTCCTGGTACGGCCGCACCGCCGTGAGATCGAGACGTTCTCCGACTTCCGGACCTGGCACCGCATCGACGAAGACGCCGAACACGCGGTCCGCGAGAAGCTGCTCGGCCTGCCCAGTGACCACGAACCGGACGCCGACGAGACCCGCGAGGAGGCCAAGCGCTTCGACCTGATCGCGTTCCGGTTGCAGCTCGCGGCGCTGGACGGTGGCAAGGAGTACGCCAAGCTGCGCCAGAAGGTCCGTGACATCGCGGAGGACCTGCTCGGGAAGACGAATATTCCGGCGGTCGCCGAACAGCTGGAGCTGCTGGAGGCGGCGGCGAGCGAGGAGTGGTGGCAGGACGTCACTCTGCCGATGCTGGAAGACCTGCGCAGAAGGTTGCGAGGGCTGACCAAGCTGGTTGACGCCAAGGCCAAGCGGAAGATCGTCTACACCGACTTCGAGGACGAGTTCGGCGAGATCTCCGAGGCGGAGATAAAGGACATGCCTACAGGCACGGACGAGCACAGGTTCCGCCAGAAGGCCCGTGCCTACCTGCTGCGTCACGAGGACCAACCGGCCGTCCGCAAGCTGCGTCACAACGAGCAGATCACAGACGTCGACCTGGCCGGGCTCGAAGAGATCTTCCTCGCCGAAGCGGTGGCCTCGCCGGAAGATCTGGATGATGTGCGCGCCACGGGTGGGCTCGGTCTGTTCGTCCGTACCCTGTGCGGACTCGACCGGCAGGCGGCTCAGAGGGCACTCGAGGGCTTCATCGTGGGCAAACAGCTGAGTGCCACCCAGCTGGACTTCATCACGCTGATCGTCGACGTCGTCACCAAGCGTGGCGTGCTCGACCTCGGGGACCTGTACGAAGTCGGCAGCCCCTTCCATGAATGCGCGCCTGGCGGACCGGATGATCTGTTCTCCCCTGAGCAGATCGATGACCTGAAGATCATCTTCATCGGCCTGCAAAGCACAGCGAAGCCCACCATGCTCGCCGCGTAGCGTTCCTCTTCACACGACGGGGTGGCCGCCCGAGCCGGGGCGTGCCACCCCGTCGGCATGCGGGGGATCTGCCGGTAATCTGGCCGGCATGCCGATCCGAGCGGTTCTCTGGGACATCGACGACACGATCTTCGACTACTCCGGGGCGGACCGCACCGGCATGCGCAAGCACCTGGAGCAGGACGGCTTTCCCGAGGGATACGCCAACCTGGAGCAGGCCCTCGACGCGTGGAAGGCCATCACGGACGTCCAGTGGGCGCGTTTCGCCGCCGGGGAGCTCGACTTCCAGGGGCAGCGCCGCGAGCGCGTGTGCGCGTTCCTCGGGCGGCGGCTGAGCGAGGCCGAGGCCGACGACTGGTTCGGCCGGCACGCCGTCCACTACGAGGCCGCGTGGGCGCTCTTCCCGGACACCGTGCCGGTCCTGGACCGGCTGGCAGCAAGCTTCCGCCACGCAGTCCTGTCCAACTCCAGCATCCACAACCAGGACCGCAAACTGCGTGCCCTGGGAGTGCGGGACCGCTTCGAGGCGGTGGTGTGCGCCGTCGAGCTGGGCATCTCCAAGCCGGACGCGGGTGCCTTCCACGCCGCCTGCGAGGTCATGGAGCTCGACCCGCACGAGGTGGCGTACGTGGGGAACGAACCCGACATCGACGCGGGCGGCGCGGTGGCCGCCGGGCTGACGGGGATCTGGCTGGACCGCGAAGGGCGGGGCGGGCGGCCCGAGCTTCTGCGGATCACGGGTCTGCACGAGCTTCCCGGGCTGCTGGCGGGCGATACCCGTTTTGGAGCGCCGGACACCTTCAGGTAATGTTCTTCCTGCGCCGCCCGAGCGGGCCGAAAGATCCGGCCGGGAAGCGCAGACAGAAACAGACCCTCAGGGGTTGTGTTTCAGTGGGCTATGGTGTAATTGGCAACACTACGGTTTCTGGTACCGTCATTCTAGGTTCGAGTCCTGGTAGCCCAGCGCAAGACCGAAGTAACAAGCCCCCGTTGTGTAGCGGCCTAGCACGCTGCCCTCTCACGGCAGTAGCGCCGGTTCGAATCCGGTCGGGGGTACAGATCCTTCCCGCGAGAACGTATGGGTCGCACCCACGTACTCGATGCAGGATCGCTAGGGCCCCCGTTGTGTAGCGGCCTAGCACGCTGCCCTCTCACGGCAGTAGCGCCGGTTCGAATCCGGTCGGGGGTACTCCACACCATGGGCTATGGTGTAATTGGCAACACTACGGTTTCTGGTACCGTCATTCTAGGTTCGAGTCCTGGTAGCCCAGCGCAAGTCAGCAGTAACCACGCCCCCGTTGTGTAGCGGCCTAGCACGCTGCCCTCTCACGGCAGTAGCGCCGGTTCGAATCCGGTCGGGGGTACAACACAGCAGTACGGCAAGGCCCTTCACCTCGGTGGAGGGCCTTTCGCATGCGCTCCGGCTCCTCCGCTGTGCCCCATCTGTGCGGCCTCCGTGGGGAATTGCTCCGGCACCTTCGGTGCCTCCATGCCCTGCGGGGTCACCTCCCGGGCGGGACGGGCCTGTTGGGCGAGGCGCGTCACATCGCGCGGGCCTTCGACAGCATCGGGGCGCGGGGCGCCCGCCGGTGAGATGTGGGTCACCGGCTGCCGGTCCTCGTGGCGACTCCCGCGCGTGCCGGAGGAGTTGGGCAGGGGCGGGAATGGTGGCGGCCGGCCGGGAAGAGGGGCGGCGGTGGACCGCCTGGCGCATCGCGCGCGTCCGGGGAGTGGGCACCGGAGGTTCCGGGAGCAGGCGCCGGGATGAGAGGGCCGCCACGGCGTTGGGGCGGCCTCGGGAGAGGCGGGGGAAGGGTGGAGCGGTCGGTGTGGGCGCGGGTTCAGGCCCGTGCGGCTCGGGTCCAGGCTGCGTGGCTCGGATCGAGGAGGCGCGGCTCGGGTCCCGGTCCGTGCGGCGCAGGGATCAGCCCGTGCGGCGCAGGGATCAGTCCGTGCGGCGCAGGGATCAGCCCGTGCGGCGCAGGGCCTCGCTCAGTCGTGCCGCAGAGTCGATGATGGCCTGCGCGTGCATCCGGCCCGGGTGGCGGGTGAGCCGCTCGATCGGGCCGGAGACGGACACCGCGGCGACCACCCGGTTCGACGGCCCGCGGACCGGGGCCGAGACCGAGGCGACGCCCGGCTCGCGCTCGCCGATCGACTGGGCCCAGCCCCGCCGCCGTACGCCGGAAAGGGCCGTCGCCGTGAAGCGGGCCCCCTGCAGGCCCCGGTGCAGACGCTCCGGCTCCTCCCAGGCCATCAGGATCTGCGCGGAGGAACCCGCCTTCATCGTGAGGGTGGAGCCGACCGGCACGGTGTCCCGCAGTCCGGACAGCCGCTCCGCCGCCGCCACGCAGATCCGCATGTCGCCCTGCCGGCGGTAGAGCTGCGCGCTCTCGCCGGTGATGTCGCGCAGATGTGTGAGTACGGGTCCGGCCGTCGCCAGGAGGCGGTCCTCGCCGGCCGCGGCCGCGAGCTCCGCGAGCCGGGGGCCGAGAATGAAACGGCCCTGCATGTCCCTCGCCACCATGCGGTGGTGTTCGAGTGCCACGGCCAGCCGGTGTGCCGTGGGTCGTGCGAGCCCTGTCGCCGCGACCAGCCCGGCGAGGGTGGCCGGACCGGACTCCAGGGCGCTCAATACCAGAGCTGCCTTGTCGAGAACGCCGACGCCGCTAGAGTTGTCCATACGACGATACTCGCGTCTCACTCTGTGAAACGCAAGTTCAATTTTCCCCGGAAGTTGCGAACCTGTACATGCGGTCGTACAACGGCCCGCAGCCACTGTCCCGCTCGGGGGTCCGGACGGCGGCACCCGAATCTCTAGTTGGGCCGGCGAAGACGCCGGCCGGAGGGAAAGCGATGGGTAGGACACTCGCGGAGAAGGTCTGGGACGACCACGTCGTCCGGCGCGCCGATGGCGAGCCCGACCTCCTCTTCATCGATCTGCACCTGCTGCACGAGGTGACCAGCCCGCAGGCGTTCGACGGTCTGCGCCAGGCCGGCCGCCCGGTGCGGCGTCTCGACCTCACCATCGCCACCGAGGACCACAACACCCCGACCCTCGACATCGACAAGCCGATCGCCGACCCGGTCTCCCGCGCCCAGCTGGAGACCCTGCGCAAGAACTGCGCGGACTTCGGCGTCCGGCTGCACCCGCTGGGTGAC includes:
- the ndgR gene encoding IclR family transcriptional regulator NdgR, with the translated sequence MDNSSGVGVLDKAALVLSALESGPATLAGLVAATGLARPTAHRLAVALEHHRMVARDMQGRFILGPRLAELAAAAGEDRLLATAGPVLTHLRDITGESAQLYRRQGDMRICVAAAERLSGLRDTVPVGSTLTMKAGSSAQILMAWEEPERLHRGLQGARFTATALSGVRRRGWAQSIGEREPGVASVSAPVRGPSNRVVAAVSVSGPIERLTRHPGRMHAQAIIDSAARLSEALRRTG